Proteins encoded by one window of Amaranthus tricolor cultivar Red isolate AtriRed21 chromosome 4, ASM2621246v1, whole genome shotgun sequence:
- the LOC130810003 gene encoding NAD(P)H-quinone oxidoreductase subunit M, chloroplastic has protein sequence MATTFSSIFSIQLPNISWNKGSKRVPPKRFRFCISAQVQETQQVKTENEAEMPEKMKQEDLKMPKPIEPQVNVKSRNLAREYGGQWLSSVTRHVRIYAAYIDPETCAMDQSQLDKLTLILDPTDEFLWTDETCNKVYVYFQELVDNYEGAALTEYTLRLIGSDIEHYIRKMLYDGEIKYNMNSRVLNFSMGKPRMKFNGNELPDVQ, from the exons ATGGCAACTACTTTTTCTTCCATCTTTTCAATACAACTACCCAATATTTCATGGAATAAAGGAAGCAAAAGAGTCCCACCAAAGAGATTCAGATTCTGTATTTCAGCTCAAGTGCAGGAAACCCAGCAAGTAAAGACCGAAAATGAAGCAGAAATGCCAGAGAAAATGAAGCAAGAAGACCTGAAAATGCCAAAACCGATTGAACCGCAAGTAAATGTGAAGAGCAGGAACTTGGCGCGAGAATATGGAGGACAGTGGCTGAGTAGTGTGACCAGGCATGTAAGGATCTACGCTGCCTATATTGATCCAGAAACCTGCGCCATGGATCAATCTCAGTTGGATAAACTGACACTTATTCTTGATCCTACTGATGAATTTTTGTGGACGGATGAAACCTGCAATAAGGTTTACGTTTACTTTCAAGAACTCGTTGATAATTACGAG GGTGCAGCTCTGACTGAATACACGCTCCGCCTTATCGGGTCAGATATAGAGCATTACATAAGAAAGATGTTGTATGATGGTGAGATCAAATACAACATGAATTCAAGAGTGTTGAACTTCAGCATGGGAAAACCACGGATGAAATTCAACGGTAATGAGCTTCCAGACGTGCAGTAA